TTATAAATACACGTGATCCACGTTTTATAGAAAAGAATAATGTTGCTGAGCAAACAGTTTTTAGTGGTAGTTGGGTTAATGATGTCGGATTACGTATGCATATTAATCATTTGCTTTATGATCCTTATCAGACAActacatttgttttttcaaagcCAGCTACTGCTGTTGCAGATGCTAAAAATGGTGTTTGGGTTAATTCTGATCAAACAGACAAAGAATtctctaaagtttttatatagcaTTGGAATACTATTAATGTTCCTCGTTTAGATTATGCTGATGGGTGGATGACGCGCCCTGGTGAAGGTTTGATGCAGTTATGTGAGCAACATACTATTGATTCACCTGCTTCTactgatacaaaatatttaacagttTTAGATCGTGGGTATAAGGCTCTTACTGGTGGTGATTATAATGCTGGTACTATTATTCCTATTGTGCGTTCTGTTGCTTCAACTTTTGAAGATactaatcaaaaatattatgatgATTTTccttatagttataataattgcTTTGATATACATTGTATGCCAGCTACATTTCATGAATGGGAtagtcaatattttaaatatcgtATGTGCATGACGTAGCTAGTGGTTCTAAATTGAATAATTGGCAGAACACTAATTATAACTATTTACCTCGCTCCTTTTCAAGGAAATAAGTCTATAAAGCCGCTCTTTTTGTGTTTTGATCCTGCTTATATTGGTAATACAGTTATGCCTATTAATGTTAAATTTCGTCTACGTTATAATTTTACAGTTGAAGGATGTGGTAAAGAATGGAATTATGAGAAACCTTTGTTATATCCAGATACAAAAGAACGTATTACGCAGCctcaaatatattttggtaaagaTGTAATGCATCACAAAACTACTATGACTGATCCTTTTTCTATTAATTAGAGAAAATTGTCTGTTTATAATGGTGGTATACGTATGTTTATTCCTAAGTATACAACTACGTTTTTAAATATAGCACCAGCTAATGAAGATAaagacttaattaaaaaaaagagacgtaaattgtattaaatgtatttttcaaatttaaaaagatttacatGTGgttttacaatgtgttttttgttattacttaatatatataataactctTCCCCACATATTGCTAATATGCTTATTTCGTCTTCTGATAAGATTCTTTTTAGTGGTGTTGCAAGGAATAATATTAGACATCTACATTCAAAAATTGGATATTCACTTGGGTGCCATTTTAGAATATCTCTTTTGTAATTGGCGTTCATTGTTATTATAACGGGGTGGGCGTCTACTTGTAGTGCGTCTTTGTATTTAACGTCgctataataattgttttatcatttgtaTGATAGCTGCCTCTTCAAATACAAATTCGTCAGCTCTATAAGCAAATGCGTTACATAGTGATTGTTGAATGTTGATACGTTTTTTGATGTAGGGCAATTAAAATATCCAATCTCATCGTCTTTGAATTTGCTGTAtaataagtttgcaaaaaaTGATTTACTTGTATCTGATGGTCCGCATAATGTTAATCCTTTCTTTTTTGTATTCATGTTGAATATAAATGATGATAGTTGTTTGTGCATATCTTCAATATCTAATGTATTTTGTTGTGCTATAGCTTTTAAGTAATACATTGTTAAACCGAGTCTTCCTTTATCGTTACATGTTTGAACTCGTGGTGTTAGTACATCACTATTTCTTAATCTTAAGTAGTTGTGTCGGAATGCTGTTTTCTTCATCGTTTCAATGTCGTTGCACTTTTTTACAGATAGTTCTAATGATCATAAGTATGGATCTGCTTCTAATGTACTATCATAGTGCTTGttgtttattatatctttttcaatcaaataatttttataatcttctttactatatacttttttagtttgttcTTCTTTTTCAGGTAATTCAGTTTTCAGTTTCTTGGATAGTGCAGCAGAGAATGCGTTTAATGTATGCATTGACGTTTTTATAGTATTGATATGACTTAATGTGCTTGCCTTTAATTTCATAGTTACATCGCTTGCATTGAGTTCCATATCAGCGTTTAAATAGTTCATGGCATCCTGGGCATTTGTATTTTCTTTCTCTGAATAATGATTGGCATAGAGATTTGTGGATTGCATCAAGGGTTTTACTTTTGGCTGGTATAGCGAGTAAGCAGTGGGTGTATAATTGTCCATTCCAGTCAATGTCAGGTCTTCCATCTCCGTATAAGCATTTGGTGTGACTGGCTTGAAGAATTGGTATATACTTAGTTGTGCTTGATTTGAAATTGAACCAGGGGTATTATTTTCAGGTCCGGTATAGGTGACGTGATACAAGTAGTACTCTTTTTTAGTttgttctgaaaaaataaaacactactcgaattattatatatatttatatattataatttacaataatttcttTTGATTTCAAACATTAAACATGGTATGTCTAATATTGAAAACCTACtataaaagaataaacaaaattaaaacaaagtaaaatattaatcaaaaactgcagtagaaaactaaaaattgaattaaataccacggcatcttttgaaaaatgaaaaatcaacATTTATTAACAAACTTGTTCAACTCATAGGCTCAAAACTTGATGGCAGCTCATCATAACAATAAAGTGCAACAATTCGTCTCTGGAAGTCTTTTTTAGCAGCAATAGCACAGTGGTAgagcacttgcctcagaaactaagaatccgtggttcaaaccccacctctgggcaagttttgcaaaATCGGTTTGGAAGGTGGCGTAAACTCCAATCTTTATATAAGAGTTACATTGAAGTATTTAGTTacgaatattaaatataaaaccaatagtggaaagttattaataagttttttaaacttagctCATACATGagctaagtttaaaaaaacaacctaattcTTGAAGTTTAGAACTTGAAGTCTTTAAGTCACTTTATGCGTGCATCTTACATCTCTTTAGTTCTTTAGTCAAGATTTAGGTTgccaatatttatatttgccaTTCTTAATAAGGTGAAAcgaatatttttctatttttttttacgtacAGTCGCATTCTTAATTATCTTACAATCTATGattgttacaactgaataaagtCTTCCGtttaagctaaaataaaaatcattgctCAATAGAATGTATACAAAGTTATTTCTACTAGAAGTTCTACTTGTTTAAATAATGTAGAGTGGATGCTAGCTCGAGTAGAAATAATCTTGATATAGCTTTATACattcatcaaaatatttatttatgaaatatttctAATCtgattttactttgttttaggTTATGTTCATTTCATTGTAACTATACTTGCATCTTTGTTACTCAAAATTGAGAATGGAAGTTTAACTTcagtacatataaaaaaaaattttacatacataaaaaaaactaattataaacaaaatacatatatatatatatatatatatatatatatatattataatatatatatatatatatatatatatatatatatatatatatgtatatatatatgtatatatatttatatatatatatatatatatatatatatatatatatatatatatatatatatatatatatttacaaacatttacataatttttcaaaaagtttgcatatatgtgaactaaatattaaaaaaaacaactgtttttggaattttagtacctaatatatacatataaatatatatatatatatatatatatatatatatatatatatatgtatatatatatgtatatatatatatatttatatatatatatacatataaatatatatatacatatatataaatatatatatatatataaatatatatatatgtatatatatatatatgtatatatatatgtatatatatatgtatatatatatatatatatatatatatatatatatatatatatatatatatgtgtgtgtatatatatatatatatatatatatatatatatatatgtgtatatatatataaatatatatatatatatgtatatatatatatgtatatatatatatatatgtatataaatgtatatatatatatataggtatgtggactgatttttttagattgagcATATCctagaatgttatatatcattagaaagcccttcagtacagtattttaaaggtgaaaaaattattaaaaacgagcaatttaaacaaaagttatgacgtttttagtagcaaattttcgatatatggatttattgaagaaactggttccaaaaattttttttttttcacttaaattgttataactttgtcaaatcTTATCCAAAAGCctatatcttggtatcaaaagatagatgtaagAGTAGGCTACAATTTCATATAACTCTCTAGATAAAAAGGGTGTCTAGAGGGCCAGAGGGGGTACCGGAACACCAtcatacctttaaaaaaatacaagtttttcaCACGAAAGAGTGTTTTCctgataaaatatgttatcTTTAAACACAAAAAGTTGTTCTTATTTGCTTCCATTccattttcaaatattagaGGTCTATTTTAGATTAAAAGGTGGATGTCTTTGTCACGTTTTAACACCCGCCAAGTGAAATGTAACattcttataaatactttaaccTAAAAAACACTGAATataatttgtgttaaaaaagtttaaattatattttcttacttTACAGCATATGCAAGTGGTGTATAAATTGACATTAGGGGCGGGACATGTGCCATGTCCGACGCCCCTTCCTGCCCAGCcttcaacctaaaaaaaaagttttttaattatttgaaaaaaggcTATAAATTGAGTTTGGTGGAAAAAGagaaataagtatttaaattattttaacacgTTAGTTAGGGAAGGGGCGTGTGCCACGCCCAACAGCCTCCCCCCCCCCACCCCTCCCTTCTTattcaaacttgaaaaaaatgtcaataaaatttttataaatgtttttaaatgtgtttatttaaaaagagagACATAACTTTACAAATCTTTACCACATTACAATCTTTACCACATTACAAGATGAAAGTTGGAGTATCCACcctaaaaataaaccaaagataaaactaattttaaaaataatatttttaaagtacaaaatataaatttttaatgtacaaaatataataaatttatgtcttggcttttagtaaatgatattatttaaaattccaatatagaaactaaataaatcatttttaacaatagacaccacgtgaaggtaagccagagccgtctatcaaaaatattatacagcaagttttgtagcttgcaaaaagAGTACTTGCAGTACTctttttgcaagctacaaatCTTGCAGTACTCTTTTTGCAAgttacaaaacttgctgtaccatatttgcaagcaaaacttgcggtactctttttgcaagctacaaaacttgctgtaccatatttgcaagctacaaaacttgcggtactctttttgcaagctacaaaacttgctgtaccatatttgcaagctacaaaacttgcggtactctgttggtaattttaaaatatataaaaaacaaaaatattttaaattataaattatttgatattatataaaatatttattatattttatatataattaaatatatatatatatatatatatatatatatatatatatatatatatatatatatatatatatatatatatatatatatatatttattacttggttttaataattttctgatttgttttaacttttaatgattatcttgttttaaaattattttgttataactattaatttttattgattgttaTTACTAtgtatgattattatttattttacttatctGTAtacttgaaattattaaaattaaaaataaaatagcatatcaataatatttatatttcatttaagaaaatattagtTCACCTGTTATAACATCAGcagcaatttgtatttttttcatcttatatTCAACAGCTTCCATATCTGTTTCTTCTTTTTTCCAGTAGGAAATAGTGTAAATTCTGTCTTGTAATCTCTTGTTTACCTTTTCAACTCTACCATCATAAATGACAAACTTGGAATTGTCAGCATCATACCACTCATGACCAAGTTTTCTGCCAACAACTCTCTCTGACATAACATCATTTAAATCTTCAAGTTGCTTTGCAGTTAAGTGTTTATACTTATGCATCATTTCACTGGTAGTTAAAATACAGAGCTCACgctctaactttcttttttgtttttcatccattttttggcGTTTACAACTCAGTCTACCAGTAATCTCTGCTCGAATTTCATTATGTAGTAGTCGTgtcttcattctttttttacgTGCTATGCAAATAGACCACTTAACTACCTTTTCTCTAGACAACTCGTCCAGATTATCAAGATAATTGATCGTCCCATTCTTTTTGGATCTTAATTTGCTAGATATATAACAAATTGTTCCATTAGGGCATCGTCCTTTGGCATCACTAAACATACCCATTAATTCTTCGCTGTCTATATTATGAAGCCTTGCACTCGCTGTCTCCTTTTTGAGTGCTGCTGTAATAGAAAGGGagaaatatcttttatattgacGCGTCAAGACTTCTTCAACTGCATTAAGACAAGCTGAAGTCATTTTTACAAGTTGGTCATCGATGGGGCATAAAGCTGTAATAGATTGTAAAATATTAGGGGCAAGCGGTGTTccaaaaaaatccatttttctGCAAAATAGTGCAGCTGGATCAGACTTGCAATTAGTAACTTcttttagaacattttttattacctGGATACCAGTGACATGATCAAAGCTTGCATCATCAGCTGATACATAAAACTTAGTCATCCATGGTCCACTAAGAAGCTTACTAAATAATGCCAGCACTCCCATTTGTTTTATAGCGGTTGTATTACAAAATGTTTCTCGCAGAATTGGTAGCAAactgaaacattttattgttccAGTGGTCAGATAAAGTAGAAAAGCTGTATAgtgtttcattaaaataaaacaagtgtGGAAAAGAATGTGTAGACGGTTTCCACGATACCGCGGAATAATACCTCGCGGTAGTTGgttattgtctaaaaaatttacaaaaccttGTGGATCACCTTTGCCATCTTTAAACCTCATCTTGTTCATTGCTAACACAATTTTGACTGCCATACAATCATATCCAAACAATTTGCAAGGTTCAAGTTCTATAGATTTCAAGCCTTCCCGACATGAAATGGCAATTGTTTCTAGGGGGTGCAAATGACAATTTAGCTCATTCAAATTCTTCCCCCAGGTATTACAAATTTTGGAAATAGTTAGATGGTTAACTGCTACTCTGTCAGACATTGTGTTGGATATATTTGATATGATTGTACTACGACATTCGTTAAAGGGAAGTGAgtgaaaatttgaataaatataagcTAAATGATCAACTGCACCACAAATATGGTTTTCATAATCAAAAGCGGTTCCACCTGGTAATTGGTCCAGAGCAATGACCTGACAGTTGTTTTTTGAAGTCAGATGAACGGTGTTGATATGAACACCTTCTTGTGTCGTTGCATCAAATCCAAGAGTAAGATGAGAATTACTCATAGCCCATTCTGCTGCTTGCAGTTCTGCTATACAGCCAAGCTCACGAGCCATTTGCTCAATAGTAGTACGATGAGGAATATCCGTAAAGTTAACACCCAAATATTGcccaatttttgaaattaggaaTCGAATATTACCTGTTGGAACATTAGCTAATAACATGTCATAAATTATCATCCTCATTTTTAAAGGGTAACTCTTATCGTCTTCTGACATATTAACATTGGGCATTTTCCCCTCTTTTATTTGCAACATATCATTTTCTAATTGagcaataaacattttattagccTTACCATTAGTATTATGtgttacttttatttgcattaaattttgtttttcttttactttcaactcctttttttttgccttaagATTACGAATTAACCTactgtaataaaatgttttaatttgtttttttagatctCTAACTTCTGCCCTCAAAGCTTTAATAAtatcttcttttcttttgatatttttcttaaatatttttaacttatatggCAAGCTATTATATTTAGATCgaactttttctattttcatcCTGTGTTCTTTAGTTGAGCTAGCTAACTTGGAAGATAAATAAGATAACCTAGATCTGAGTTTGGCTTCCGTTGGGGTTACTCTTTCTCTAGATGCATGCTCTCTGTTTTCATTTTCTAAGCAACATACAGGCGAAAAAGGCTCGCCATTAACTAAAGGTAAAGTACCAATATGTTCATGTGCTGACAACATAGAAGATCCTGAAACAGTAATCAATGAACTACTTTGATTAAGATGCATTGCTTGGATCATTGGCACGTTTGATGCCTGGTACGCAAAGGGctgattacaaaaattaataaattttgaacaatCCCTTACATAATGTGTTGtccatttttttgcaattttaatagCATTATAAAGTCGACGTTTACTAGTTTTTAAGCTAAATAACTCATTGACTTGTTTAAGAGTACAACTAATTGACTCACCGTTGTTAGTGAATGACAGGAATATATGTCCATTTTGACATTGCGTATATATTTCGCCTTGCAAAGTGAAGTACAGAGCTAAATCTTTTTTCACTGCATCCGAAAACACAATTTTTGTACCCATAATGcctctaaaaaatatatataaagagttaatatattatagtttcaGCTAAATTTGcctaaacaaacaaataaatatataataaacaaataatatataacaatttattaaaaattaataacattataaacaatgtaaaaaaataacgaaattatataaacctaaaaaatctcaaataatttaaaaatctcatATATACCTTCTATAAACAAGTAACGGTTACAAGAAACTAGTATTTCAACCTCAataatgcaaatataatttttaggaaCTGTATAACTGTATAAACATAACTGTATAAACATAACTGTATAACTGTATAAACATAAggtaaactaatttaaaatcaaataactattaataaagtcaaacaaacagtttaaataaactaaagcaAGAATAGTAAATAAGTATGCAAAATACCCTTCAAATTTATCAAGATTtgaaatattacatattaaatttaacattgCATTTAACGTGGCCTACGAAGTCCTCAAAAACCTAATTCTATTGAAAAGTCTACATCTAtctatagtttaaaatttacaagtttttatactacaacttttgaaatgttaaaaagtattttattaggCCTATTacaatttgcttttaaatttttttgcataaaaatttgaaaaaaaataatcgaaatgctaataattgtaaaaattggtaaaaaatggaaaacaaacTTGCTGATAtgaaatatgtattttataaagaaaaggaATGGTGGTGtctaataattgtaataatcaCCATGGACCACAAGGCTACCACCATTCCATCTTCTCTGTCTGCTTCCTCTGCTGCCACGACCTCTACCATATCCCCTTCTGCTGTGGTTCCCAGCACCCTTGTTAGGAGGATGATAGGGCCAATTAAAGGATTCATTGTCCTTTCCTCCTAAGTTGACCCATCGTTTGAAAGACTTATTGCTAGTAGGTCCAGGATGCTGGGACCTATATAATAGATACTGTTGATACGTTAGCTCTAAATGACAATGATTCGTAAATAGATTAGTTCTTAATagcattatgtaaaatttaaaataaaacaactaattGTGAAAGTGATAGGCTGAATAAATAATATGAACAACGTATTAATCAATGATagcttaaaaaatgttaataatagtaataacttCATTCTACTGCACTTTGAGGGATAACACaatactaatgcattaaatattgtaaataagtaGAAACATAAATTCAATAATCATTCAGAAACATTTCTAAATCATAAAATTACCAGCAGAAGGTTGTGCACATgtaactaaagataaaaaaaagtttttatacaaattttcaattgATAAGAAAAGTGTGTACATGTTTGcaaataatatcttttaaacttAGAAATGGTAGTAGATTAGTACTTAATagcattatgtaaaatttaatataaaaaaattaattgtgaaAGTGATAGGctgaataaataatataaacaacgTATTAATCAATGATagcttaaaaaatgttaataatagtaataacttCATTCTACTGCACTTTGAGGGATAACACaatactaatgcattaaatattgtaaataagtaGAAACATAAATTCAATAATCATTCAGAAACatttctaaatcaaaaaattaccaGCAGAAGGTTGTGCACATgtaactaaagataaaaaaaagtttttatacaaattttcaattgATAAGAAAAGTGTGTACATGTTT
Above is a window of Hydra vulgaris chromosome 10, alternate assembly HydraT2T_AEP DNA encoding:
- the LOC136086036 gene encoding uncharacterized protein LOC136086036 isoform X2; the encoded protein is MILCTIFNLILVESTQPTTVTSSSSPNVTSLAATTTITCAQSSAVTCAQPSAGWILQLSSCNVVKIVMWLKAGQEGASDMAHVPPLMSIYTPLAYAVK
- the LOC136086036 gene encoding uncharacterized protein LOC136086036 isoform X1, which produces MILCTIFNLILVESTQPTTVTSSSSPNVTSLAATTTITCAQSSAVTCAQPSAELTYQQYLLYRSQHPGPTSNKSFKRWVNLGGKDNESFNWPYHPPNKGAGNHSRRGYGRGRGSRGSRQRRWNGGSLVVHGWILQLSSCNVVKIVMWLKAGQEGASDMAHVPPLMSIYTPLAYAVK